One stretch of Bosea vaviloviae DNA includes these proteins:
- a CDS encoding efflux RND transporter periplasmic adaptor subunit produces the protein MNRIALTGLALAVIMAAGGAGYWAGHRGLPVPGPSEWLGREGTRVAGEPAGTGVVIYYRDPDGKPLYSAEPRRTEDGRAYRAVRASQDIGFDEPATAPAAKANGERKLLYYRNPMGLADTSLVPKKDGMGMDYLPVYAGEDVDETVIKLSPGRVQRSGVRSERVSRQLITRPIRVPGTVQLDERRIAVVTTRSDAFIQEVATVTTGDRVAKGDRLVRIYSPEITAAGAQFLTELNAAARGVPEGGARQRLENLGVPPEIVAEIERSRKVPLTINWPAPRDGIVLERNVVDGMKTAAGDSLFRLADLSIIWVIADVPEGDLAAIRIGAPATIRLRGRPGTVFEGKVGLIYPQVVEATRTTKVRIELANREGMLLPNMYADVEIGSGAAAPALAVPDSAVIDTGTRRIVILDRGEGRFEPREVKLGQRGDGMVAISEGIAEGDRVVLSANFLIDAESNLRAALSGLGPTETRPFEVKP, from the coding sequence ATGAACCGCATTGCCCTCACGGGCCTCGCTCTCGCCGTCATCATGGCGGCGGGGGGCGCAGGCTATTGGGCCGGGCACCGGGGTCTTCCGGTGCCTGGCCCCAGCGAATGGCTGGGTAGGGAAGGAACGCGCGTGGCGGGGGAGCCTGCCGGAACGGGTGTGGTGATCTACTATCGGGATCCCGACGGGAAGCCGCTCTATTCGGCAGAGCCGCGCCGAACGGAAGATGGCAGGGCGTACCGGGCCGTCCGCGCCAGCCAGGACATCGGCTTCGACGAGCCGGCAACAGCGCCGGCCGCCAAGGCAAATGGCGAGCGCAAGCTGCTCTATTACCGCAATCCGATGGGGCTGGCGGATACCTCGCTTGTACCCAAGAAGGATGGGATGGGGATGGATTACCTCCCGGTCTATGCCGGCGAGGATGTCGACGAGACAGTGATCAAGCTCTCGCCGGGGCGCGTCCAGCGCAGCGGCGTCCGCTCGGAGCGCGTCAGCCGCCAGCTCATCACGCGGCCGATCCGGGTACCCGGCACGGTGCAGCTCGACGAGCGCCGCATCGCCGTCGTCACGACGCGTTCGGATGCCTTCATCCAGGAGGTCGCAACCGTCACGACCGGGGACCGCGTCGCCAAAGGCGATCGGCTGGTCAGGATCTATTCGCCCGAGATCACGGCAGCGGGTGCGCAGTTCCTGACCGAACTCAATGCCGCCGCGCGCGGTGTCCCGGAAGGCGGGGCAAGGCAGCGGCTTGAAAACCTCGGCGTCCCTCCCGAGATCGTCGCCGAGATCGAGCGTAGTCGGAAGGTGCCGCTGACGATCAACTGGCCGGCTCCACGCGACGGCATCGTGCTGGAGCGAAACGTCGTCGATGGCATGAAGACGGCGGCCGGCGACAGCCTGTTCCGGCTCGCCGACCTCTCGATCATCTGGGTCATCGCCGATGTTCCTGAAGGCGATCTCGCCGCTATCCGCATCGGCGCGCCAGCGACGATCCGGCTGCGTGGGCGGCCCGGAACCGTCTTCGAGGGCAAGGTCGGCCTGATCTATCCGCAGGTCGTGGAGGCGACACGCACCACCAAGGTTCGCATTGAGCTCGCCAATCGCGAGGGCATGCTGCTGCCGAACATGTATGCCGATGTCGAGATCGGCTCCGGCGCTGCGGCCCCCGCACTCGCTGTCCCCGACAGCGCCGTGATCGACACCGGCACGCGCCGCATCGTCATCCTCGATCGCGGCGAAGGCCGCTTCGAGCCGCGCGAGGTCAAGCTCGGCCAGCGTGGCGACGGCATGGTCGCAATCAGCGAGGGCATTGCGGAGGGTGACCGCGTCGTCCTCTCCGCCAATTTCCTGATCGACGCCGAAAGCAATCTCAGGGCGGCGCTGAGCGGGCTCGGGCCCACCGAGACCAGGCCTTTCGAGGTCAAGCCATGA
- a CDS encoding FixH family protein encodes MTSVNLPRALAAALSLATLAFNAHPVRADIKDYAFRLTQDELKQGNGVIVTVQLIDRRSGKPVPDAVIFSKRLDMEPDGMAMMATPLEALPMSEPGSYRFKTNLTMAGGWRLSLGAKIQGETGTLENKLTLKAVP; translated from the coding sequence ATGACCTCTGTGAACCTACCGCGCGCGCTCGCCGCCGCGCTTTCGCTTGCGACCTTGGCGTTCAATGCGCACCCGGTGCGGGCCGATATCAAGGACTACGCGTTTCGCCTGACCCAGGATGAACTGAAGCAGGGCAACGGTGTCATCGTCACCGTGCAACTCATCGACAGGCGCTCGGGCAAGCCGGTGCCTGACGCGGTGATCTTCAGCAAACGCCTCGACATGGAACCGGACGGCATGGCGATGATGGCCACGCCGCTCGAAGCCTTGCCCATGAGCGAGCCGGGCTCCTATCGGTTCAAGACCAATCTGACCATGGCGGGCGGCTGGCGCCTTTCGCTCGGCGCCAAGATCCAGGGCGAGACCGGCACGCTCGAGAACAAGCTGACCCTCAAGGCCGTGCCATGA
- a CDS encoding cupin domain-containing protein, whose amino-acid sequence MLTRNDRTVSDAMEQLQTALALGVRHIGFKDIGLPLDALKALKTAIRAGGATSYLEVVSLDRDSEIASAKAAVEIGIDNLLGGTRVDDVLPIIADTTIQYCPFPGTISGHPSVLEGTIDEIVTSAQALAAREGVHGLDLLAYRSHQNVPALIAAVCGAVSKPVYVAGSIDTPGQIAALKQAGAAGFTIGTAALDGKYPADGTDVPRQLATIIRDVAQLNRHISPFHKDNLTHAFGRFSERRFSDAWPPRLAASVNNPRIRLATLEGETGWHFNSREDEVFFVHQGRLLMKFRDRDEVIEEGEFILVPRGVERCPTALEKACKVVMLEIAATRRDSQGGKEQRA is encoded by the coding sequence ATGCTCACACGCAACGACCGCACGGTCAGCGACGCGATGGAGCAGCTTCAAACCGCGCTGGCGCTTGGCGTCAGGCATATCGGCTTCAAGGATATCGGCCTGCCGCTCGACGCGCTGAAGGCGCTCAAGACCGCGATCAGGGCGGGCGGCGCGACCTCCTATCTCGAGGTGGTCTCGCTTGATCGCGACAGCGAGATCGCATCGGCTAAAGCCGCCGTCGAGATCGGCATCGACAATCTGCTCGGCGGCACGCGGGTCGACGACGTGCTGCCGATCATTGCCGACACGACGATCCAGTACTGCCCCTTCCCCGGCACGATCTCCGGACATCCCAGCGTTCTCGAGGGCACGATCGACGAGATCGTCACCAGCGCGCAGGCGCTCGCCGCGCGCGAGGGCGTGCATGGGCTCGATCTCCTGGCCTATCGCTCGCATCAGAACGTGCCGGCGCTGATCGCGGCCGTCTGCGGCGCGGTGTCCAAGCCCGTCTATGTCGCCGGATCGATCGACACGCCGGGCCAGATCGCCGCCCTGAAACAGGCCGGCGCGGCCGGCTTCACCATCGGCACAGCCGCTCTCGACGGGAAATATCCGGCCGACGGCACGGATGTGCCGCGCCAGCTGGCCACGATCATCCGCGATGTCGCGCAGCTCAACCGGCACATCTCGCCGTTTCACAAGGACAACCTGACCCACGCTTTCGGGCGCTTTTCCGAGCGGCGCTTTTCCGACGCCTGGCCCCCTCGCCTCGCCGCTTCGGTCAATAATCCGCGGATCAGGCTGGCGACGCTGGAGGGCGAGACCGGCTGGCATTTCAACAGCCGGGAGGACGAGGTCTTCTTCGTCCATCAGGGCCGGCTGCTGATGAAGTTCCGCGACCGCGACGAGGTGATCGAGGAAGGCGAGTTCATCCTCGTGCCGCGCGGCGTCGAGCGCTGCCCGACCGCGCTGGAAAAGGCCTGCAAGGTCGTCATGCTCGAAATCGCCGCGACGCGCCGCGACAGCCAAGGCGGCAAGGAACAACGCGCCTGA
- a CDS encoding xanthine dehydrogenase family protein molybdopterin-binding subunit, translating to MNSRVSPADLSPGGAAAASVEIGQRVPRREDAILVQGQGRYTDDLSVERQLFAAFVRSPHAHGDLKAVDTAEARAMKGVVAIYTAADLEGQGYAAIMAPNDLPARDGTAMRKPRRAALAEGRVRFVGDPVAVVVARTADQARNAAEAVRLDIDILPAVIEAEAALKPEAPQLYDDVAGNLILDFHSGDAGKVTAAFAGAAHVARLRIVNNRVVVNPIEPRAAIASFDGKSKRYTLHAPSQGAFGMRNSLAAAMGVKPAAMRLVTGHVGGSFGMKASVFPEYVVLLHAARMLKRPVRWTDQRSESFVSDHHGRDMVFEAELALDARGRFLATRFTGVANMGAYVTPAGPLMATLNIGKNSVGMYRTPLVEVKTRCAVTNTAPIGAYRGAGRPEGNYLMERLIDKAARGMGIDRASLRRRNLVPPARLPWATPVGTVYDSGDFPALFERALEASDWKGYAGRLKTSRKAGLLRGRGIGCYLEVTAPPTNEMGGIHFEPDGSVTIVTGTLDYGQGHWTPFSQLLTSQLGIPFDKIKLVQGDSDRLVAGGGTGGSKSLMASGSAIIEASDLVIEKGKLVAGHVLEADTADIAFAAGRFSVVGTDRAIGIMELAARLRAGTALAPGLPQSLDVDHVFKSAPSAYPNGCHVAEVEIDPETGHVAIARYVMVNDFGTVVNPMIVEGQLHGGVVQGIGQALFERTVYDDSGQLMSGSYMDYALPRAADVPFFTFVSQGVPTLNNRVGAKGCGEAGCAGSLPSVMNAVVDALAPHGVTHLDMPATPQAVWRAIRAGADQIGRGAGPT from the coding sequence ATGAACTCTCGCGTTTCCCCTGCTGACCTTTCCCCTGGCGGCGCTGCCGCGGCTTCGGTCGAGATCGGCCAGCGCGTGCCGCGCCGGGAGGACGCGATCCTCGTGCAGGGGCAGGGGCGCTATACCGATGATCTCAGCGTCGAGCGGCAGCTCTTCGCGGCCTTCGTGCGCAGCCCGCATGCGCATGGCGATCTGAAGGCGGTGGATACGGCAGAGGCGCGCGCGATGAAGGGCGTCGTCGCGATCTATACCGCAGCCGACCTCGAAGGGCAGGGCTACGCCGCCATCATGGCGCCCAATGACCTGCCGGCCCGCGATGGCACGGCGATGCGAAAGCCCCGGCGGGCGGCGCTGGCGGAAGGCAGGGTCCGCTTCGTCGGCGACCCCGTCGCGGTCGTCGTCGCGCGTACAGCTGATCAGGCCCGCAACGCCGCCGAAGCGGTCAGGCTCGACATCGATATCTTGCCCGCCGTCATCGAGGCCGAGGCGGCGCTTAAGCCCGAGGCGCCGCAGCTCTATGACGACGTCGCCGGCAATCTGATCCTCGATTTCCACTCCGGCGACGCTGGTAAGGTCACGGCTGCCTTCGCTGGGGCCGCGCATGTCGCCCGGTTGCGGATCGTCAACAACCGCGTCGTCGTCAACCCGATCGAGCCGCGCGCGGCGATTGCGAGCTTTGACGGAAAATCGAAGCGCTACACGCTGCACGCGCCGAGCCAGGGCGCTTTCGGCATGCGCAACAGCCTGGCTGCGGCTATGGGCGTGAAGCCGGCAGCGATGCGCCTGGTCACCGGCCATGTCGGCGGCTCTTTCGGCATGAAGGCCTCGGTCTTTCCCGAATATGTCGTGCTCCTGCACGCCGCCCGCATGCTGAAGCGGCCGGTCAGATGGACCGATCAGCGCTCGGAGAGCTTCGTCTCGGATCACCATGGCCGCGACATGGTCTTCGAGGCCGAATTGGCCCTGGACGCGCGCGGGCGCTTCCTCGCCACGCGCTTCACCGGCGTCGCCAATATGGGCGCCTATGTCACGCCCGCCGGGCCGCTGATGGCGACGCTGAATATCGGCAAGAACTCGGTCGGCATGTACAGGACCCCGCTCGTCGAGGTTAAGACGCGTTGCGCGGTGACCAACACGGCGCCGATCGGCGCCTATCGCGGCGCCGGCCGCCCGGAAGGCAACTACCTGATGGAGCGGCTGATCGATAAGGCCGCCCGCGGCATGGGGATCGACCGGGCGAGCCTGAGGCGGCGCAACCTGGTTCCGCCCGCGAGGCTGCCCTGGGCGACGCCGGTGGGCACGGTCTATGACAGCGGCGATTTCCCGGCGCTGTTCGAGCGGGCGCTCGAAGCCTCCGACTGGAAGGGCTATGCCGGGCGACTGAAGACAAGCCGGAAAGCCGGGCTGCTGCGCGGGCGCGGTATCGGCTGTTATCTTGAGGTCACGGCGCCACCGACCAATGAAATGGGCGGCATCCATTTCGAGCCGGATGGCAGCGTCACCATCGTCACCGGCACGCTGGATTACGGCCAGGGCCATTGGACGCCTTTCTCCCAATTGCTCACCAGCCAGCTCGGCATTCCCTTCGACAAGATCAAGCTCGTGCAGGGCGACAGCGACAGGCTGGTCGCGGGCGGCGGCACAGGCGGCTCGAAATCGCTGATGGCGAGCGGCTCGGCGATCATCGAGGCGAGCGATCTCGTCATCGAAAAGGGCAAGCTCGTCGCCGGCCATGTCCTGGAGGCCGATACCGCCGATATCGCCTTCGCTGCCGGCCGGTTCAGCGTGGTCGGCACCGACCGCGCGATCGGCATCATGGAGCTGGCGGCGCGGCTGCGGGCCGGAACCGCGCTCGCGCCGGGACTGCCGCAGTCGCTCGACGTCGATCATGTCTTCAAATCGGCGCCCTCTGCCTATCCCAATGGCTGCCATGTCGCCGAGGTCGAGATCGATCCTGAGACCGGGCATGTCGCGATCGCGCGCTATGTCATGGTCAATGATTTCGGCACCGTGGTGAACCCGATGATCGTCGAGGGCCAGCTCCATGGCGGCGTCGTCCAGGGCATCGGCCAGGCCCTGTTCGAGCGCACCGTCTATGACGATAGCGGCCAGCTGATGAGCGGCTCCTATATGGACTACGCCTTGCCCCGGGCGGCGGATGTGCCGTTCTTCACCTTCGTCAGCCAGGGCGTGCCGACGCTGAACAACCGGGTCGGCGCCAAGGGCTGCGGCGAGGCGGGGTGCGCCGGCTCGCTGCCCTCGGTGATGAACGCGGTTGTCGATGCGCTGGCGCCCCATGGCGTCACGCATCTCGACATGCCGGCGACGCCCCAGGCGGTCTGGCGGGCGATCCGGGCGGGAGCCGACCAGATCGGCCGAGGGGCGGGGCCGACCTGA
- a CDS encoding S10 family peptidase: MTSFLRRLAFAGWIASFAWVQSEGVFAQGAGATRGGGPSQAVPASSGAAGTALPSQSLPSPSVTRHTIDLPGRTLQYTATAGALPVRDQSGRLLAEIAYVSYALDREGAAVAAERPVTFAVNGGPGAASAYLHLGLMGPRRLPFGRQGDTPSSPTDLVANAETWLDFTDLVFIDPVGAGFSRFAPGNDDARGLLWSAEGDYKSLARFIANWLRLNDRLGSPKFIVGESYGGFRAPKIVSELQTSDGVGLSGMLLLSPVLDFTYQRDARGSPLRWAVQLPSLAATRLEHEGRLSRRALLETESYAAGDYLADLLKGPRDKAAVQRIIERVTALTGLDRMLVERLGGKIDTGTFLREIGRDRQLVGSPYDGAVFALDPDPDAARTQAPDAVLEAITAPLTGAMLRLYADELKWQPDGRYFLLNEDVSRRWSYGQGRGDRETMRELRSALALDPRLQVIVAHGMTDLVTPYFESKLLLDQLPPLGDEARVKLELFPGGHMFYSRDASRQNLREAVRMMIEARRGL; encoded by the coding sequence ATGACATCTTTCCTCCGCCGCCTCGCTTTCGCTGGTTGGATCGCCAGTTTCGCCTGGGTCCAGTCGGAAGGCGTTTTTGCGCAAGGGGCCGGGGCGACGCGAGGCGGCGGCCCATCGCAGGCGGTTCCGGCATCGTCGGGGGCTGCCGGCACGGCCTTGCCGTCCCAGTCCTTGCCATCCCCGTCCGTGACCCGCCACACGATCGATTTGCCCGGCCGGACCCTGCAGTACACGGCAACGGCCGGAGCGCTGCCGGTGCGCGACCAATCCGGCCGGCTGCTGGCAGAGATCGCCTATGTCTCCTACGCGCTCGACCGCGAAGGCGCAGCTGTCGCGGCCGAGCGTCCCGTCACCTTTGCCGTCAATGGCGGGCCGGGCGCAGCCTCGGCCTATCTCCATCTCGGCCTCATGGGCCCCAGGCGCCTGCCCTTCGGCCGGCAGGGCGACACGCCCTCCTCTCCCACCGACCTCGTCGCCAATGCCGAGACCTGGCTGGATTTCACCGACCTCGTCTTCATCGACCCCGTCGGTGCGGGCTTCAGCCGGTTCGCGCCCGGCAATGACGATGCGCGCGGCCTGCTCTGGTCGGCCGAAGGCGACTACAAGTCGCTGGCGCGCTTCATCGCGAACTGGCTGCGGCTCAACGACCGCCTCGGCTCGCCCAAATTCATCGTCGGCGAAAGCTATGGCGGCTTTCGCGCGCCCAAGATCGTCAGCGAGTTGCAGACATCCGACGGGGTCGGGCTGTCGGGCATGCTGCTGCTCTCGCCCGTGCTCGACTTCACCTATCAGCGCGATGCCCGTGGATCGCCGCTGCGCTGGGCGGTTCAGCTCCCGTCGCTGGCAGCTACCCGACTCGAACACGAAGGCCGCCTGTCGCGCCGGGCGCTCCTGGAGACCGAGAGCTATGCCGCCGGCGACTATCTCGCGGATTTGTTGAAGGGGCCGCGCGACAAGGCGGCGGTGCAGCGGATCATCGAGAGGGTCACCGCGTTGACGGGGCTTGACCGGATGCTTGTCGAACGGCTCGGTGGAAAGATCGACACGGGCACATTCCTGAGAGAGATCGGCCGCGATCGGCAACTGGTCGGCAGCCCCTATGACGGGGCGGTGTTTGCTCTCGACCCCGACCCTGACGCGGCCCGGACCCAGGCGCCCGATGCGGTGTTGGAGGCCATCACCGCCCCGCTGACCGGCGCGATGCTGCGCCTCTACGCCGACGAGCTGAAATGGCAGCCCGACGGCCGCTATTTCCTGCTCAACGAGGACGTCTCACGGCGCTGGAGCTATGGGCAAGGCCGGGGAGACCGGGAAACGATGCGGGAGCTGCGCAGCGCGCTGGCGCTCGATCCGCGTCTGCAGGTCATCGTGGCGCATGGCATGACCGATCTCGTCACGCCCTATTTCGAAAGCAAGCTCCTGCTCGATCAGCTGCCGCCGCTCGGCGACGAGGCGCGGGTCAAGCTCGAACTCTTCCCAGGCGGCCACATGTTCTATTCGCGCGACGCCTCGCGCCAGAACCTGCGCGAAGCCGTCCGCATGATGATCGAAGCGCGGCGCGGCCTTTGA
- a CDS encoding (R)-mandelonitrile lyase — translation MKPLMWCVVSLAVGAAAPAYSESSVISRNGSRASAQGPAQNFTGSVVVDPLYAPSGSTHVGGHVSFSPGARSDWHSHPAGQVLIVTDGTGWVQEEGGEKREVKPGDVIWTPPGVKHWHGATATNSMRHIAITNMRDGRNVDWLEKVTDDEYRK, via the coding sequence ATGAAGCCGCTCATGTGGTGCGTTGTCTCGCTCGCTGTCGGCGCGGCCGCGCCTGCGTATAGCGAAAGCTCGGTGATCTCCCGTAACGGCTCGCGCGCTTCGGCTCAGGGGCCGGCCCAGAATTTCACCGGCTCCGTCGTCGTCGATCCGCTCTACGCGCCAAGCGGAAGCACGCATGTGGGCGGCCACGTCTCGTTCTCTCCCGGCGCCCGCTCCGACTGGCACAGCCATCCCGCCGGGCAGGTGCTGATCGTCACCGACGGCACGGGATGGGTTCAGGAGGAGGGTGGCGAGAAGCGCGAAGTCAAGCCCGGCGACGTAATCTGGACACCGCCCGGTGTGAAGCATTGGCATGGCGCCACCGCGACCAACAGCATGAGACACATCGCCATCACCAATATGCGCGATGGCCGGAATGTCGACTGGCTGGAGAAGGTCACGGACGATGAGTACCGGAAATGA